The Malus sylvestris chromosome 12, drMalSylv7.2, whole genome shotgun sequence genome contains a region encoding:
- the LOC126591890 gene encoding chlorophyll synthase, chloroplastic-like isoform X1, whose amino-acid sequence MASVLNTVSSITLSKLNTNRVRAQSAFAPVSVSFTRRRLTVRAAETDTNEAVESAVPEKAPAKGGSSFNQLLGIKGASKETNTWKIRLQLTKPVTWPPLVWGVVCGAAASGNFHWTFEDVAKSIMCMCMSGPFLTGYTQTLNDWYDREIDAINEPYRPIPSGAISENEVIAQIWVLLLGGLSFAGILDVWAGHNFPILFYLALGGSLLSYIYSAPPLKLKQNGWIGNFALGASYISLPWWAGQALFGTLTPDIIVLTLLYSIAGLGIAIVNDFKSVEGDRELGLQSLPVAFGSETAKWICVGAIDITQLSIAGYLLGAGKPYHALALLALIGPQVFFQFKYFLKDPVKYDVKYQASAQPFLVLGLLVTALATSH is encoded by the exons ATGGCGTCCGTGCTCAATACGGTGTCGTCTATCACCTTATCGAAGCTCAATACCAACCGAGTTCGGGCTCAGTCCGCCTTCGCGCCGGTTTCCGTGTCGTTTACCA GAAGGAGGCTTACTGTTAGGGCTGCGGAGACAGATACGAACGAAG cgGTTGAATCTGCGGTACCGGAGAAGGCGCCTGCGAAAGGCGGTTCGAGCTTCAATCAGCTTCTGGGGATTAAAGGAGCTTCAAAGGAAACT AACACATGGAAGATTCGGCTTCAGCTGACAAAACCTGTAACTTGGCCTCCACTGGTATGGGGAGTGGTTTGCGGAGCTGCTGCTTCTG GAAATTTTCATTGGACTTTTGAGGACGTTGCTAAATCAATAATGTGCATGTGCATGTCCGGCCCTTTTCTCACTGGTTATACCCAG ACTCTAAATGACTGGTATGACCGAGAGATTGATGCAATTAATGAACCTTATCGTCCAATTCCCTCAGGAGCAATATCTGAGAATGAG GTTATTGCTCAAATATGGGTGCTGCTTTTAGGAGGCCTTAGCTTTGCTGGTATATTAGATGTGTGG GCAGGACATAACTTCCCAATATTATTTTACCTTGCTTTGGGTGGATCCTTGCTATCATACATTTACTCCGCTCCACCTTTAAAG CTGAAACAAAATGGATGGATTGGAAATTTTGCCCTTGGTGCAAGTTATATCAGTTTGCCATG GTGGGCTGGTCAGGCATTATTTGGGACCCTCACACCTGACATAATCGTCCTCACACTCTTGTACAGCATAGCTGGG TTGGGAATTGCTATTGTAAACGACTTTAAAAGTGTGGAAGGAGATAGAGAACTGGGACTTCAG TCACTCCCTGTAGCTTTTGGTTCTGAAACTGCCAAATGGATTTGTGTTGGTGCCATTGACATCACTCAGTTATCAATCGCTG GTTATCTGCTAGGGGCTGGTAAACCATATCATGCATTAGCTCTCCTTGCCTTGATAGGTCCTCAAGTCTTTTTCCAG TTCAAGTACTTTCTCAAAGACCCCGTCAAGTACGATGTTAAATATCAG GCCAGTGCGCAGCCGTTTCTCGTGCTCGGTCTTTTAGTAACAGCATTGGCGACAAGTCATTGA
- the LOC126591890 gene encoding chlorophyll synthase, chloroplastic-like isoform X2, which translates to MASVLNTVSSITLSKLNTNRVRAQSAFAPVSVSFTRRRLTVRAAETDTNEAVESAVPEKAPAKGGSSFNQLLGIKGASKETNTWKIRLQLTKPVTWPPLVWGVVCGAAASGNFHWTFEDVAKSIMCMCMSGPFLTGYTQTLNDWYDREIDAINEPYRPIPSGAISENEVIAQIWVLLLGGLSFAGILDVWAGHNFPILFYLALGGSLLSYIYSAPPLKLKQNGWIGNFALGASYISLPWWAGQALFGTLTPDIIVLTLLYSIAGLGIAIVNDFKSVEGDRELGLQSLPVAFGSETAKWICVGAIDITQLSIAGAGKPYHALALLALIGPQVFFQFKYFLKDPVKYDVKYQASAQPFLVLGLLVTALATSH; encoded by the exons ATGGCGTCCGTGCTCAATACGGTGTCGTCTATCACCTTATCGAAGCTCAATACCAACCGAGTTCGGGCTCAGTCCGCCTTCGCGCCGGTTTCCGTGTCGTTTACCA GAAGGAGGCTTACTGTTAGGGCTGCGGAGACAGATACGAACGAAG cgGTTGAATCTGCGGTACCGGAGAAGGCGCCTGCGAAAGGCGGTTCGAGCTTCAATCAGCTTCTGGGGATTAAAGGAGCTTCAAAGGAAACT AACACATGGAAGATTCGGCTTCAGCTGACAAAACCTGTAACTTGGCCTCCACTGGTATGGGGAGTGGTTTGCGGAGCTGCTGCTTCTG GAAATTTTCATTGGACTTTTGAGGACGTTGCTAAATCAATAATGTGCATGTGCATGTCCGGCCCTTTTCTCACTGGTTATACCCAG ACTCTAAATGACTGGTATGACCGAGAGATTGATGCAATTAATGAACCTTATCGTCCAATTCCCTCAGGAGCAATATCTGAGAATGAG GTTATTGCTCAAATATGGGTGCTGCTTTTAGGAGGCCTTAGCTTTGCTGGTATATTAGATGTGTGG GCAGGACATAACTTCCCAATATTATTTTACCTTGCTTTGGGTGGATCCTTGCTATCATACATTTACTCCGCTCCACCTTTAAAG CTGAAACAAAATGGATGGATTGGAAATTTTGCCCTTGGTGCAAGTTATATCAGTTTGCCATG GTGGGCTGGTCAGGCATTATTTGGGACCCTCACACCTGACATAATCGTCCTCACACTCTTGTACAGCATAGCTGGG TTGGGAATTGCTATTGTAAACGACTTTAAAAGTGTGGAAGGAGATAGAGAACTGGGACTTCAG TCACTCCCTGTAGCTTTTGGTTCTGAAACTGCCAAATGGATTTGTGTTGGTGCCATTGACATCACTCAGTTATCAATCGCTG GGGCTGGTAAACCATATCATGCATTAGCTCTCCTTGCCTTGATAGGTCCTCAAGTCTTTTTCCAG TTCAAGTACTTTCTCAAAGACCCCGTCAAGTACGATGTTAAATATCAG GCCAGTGCGCAGCCGTTTCTCGTGCTCGGTCTTTTAGTAACAGCATTGGCGACAAGTCATTGA
- the LOC126592835 gene encoding mitochondrial succinate-fumarate transporter 1-like codes for MEENRNENPNPTSPTQPPPPPKKPPIPPYVKALSGSLGGIMEAACLQPIDVIKTRLQLDRTGTYKGIIHCGATVVRTEGVRALWKGLTPFATHLTLKYALRMGSNAVLQGAFKDAETGKVSNHGRLISGFGAGVLEALIIVTPFEVVKIRLQQQKGLSLGLLKYKGPIHCARTIIREEGIRGLWSGAAPTVMRNGTNQAAMFTAKNAFDVLLWKKHEGDGRVLLPWQSMISGFLAGTAGPICTGPFDVVKTRLMAQSRGVDGKMKYKGMIHAIRTIYAEEGLLALWKGLLPRLMRIPPGQAIMWTVADQVIGLYEKRYLRNAPL; via the exons ATGGAAGAAAACCGAAATGAAAACCCCAATCCGACGAGCCCAACACAGCCGCCGCCGCCGCCCAAGAAGCCGCCGATTCCGCCGTACGTGAAGGCACTGTCGGGTTCGCTCGGCGGCATCATGGAGGCCGCGTGCCTACAGCCCATCGATGTCATCAAGACCCGGCTCCAGCTCGACCGGACCGGTACCTACAAGGGAATTATCCACTGTGGCGCCACCGTTGTCCGCACCGAGGGAGTCCGGGCTCTCTGGAAGGGCCTGACCCCCTTCGCCACCCACCTGACCTTGAAGTACGCGCTTCGGATGGGCTCCAACGCCGTGCTGCAGGGCGCGTTTAAGGACGCGGAGACCGGGAAGGTCAGCAACCACGGCCGGCTCATTTCTGGGTTCGGAGCTGGAGTTCTCGAAGCTCTCATCATTGTTACGCCGTTTGAG GTGGTGAAAATTAGACTACAGCAACAGAAAGGATTGAGTCTTGGGCTTCTGAAGTATAAGGGTCCTATTCACTGTGCTCGTACGATCATTCGGGAGGAAGGTATCCGTGGGCTTTGGTCAGGTGCTGCTCCGACTGTTATGCGCAATGGAACGAACCAGGCTGCCATGTTTACAGCCAAAAATGCGTTCGATGTTCTCTTGTGGAAGAAACATGAAGGAGATGGGAGAGTCCTGCTGCCATGGCAATCTATGATATCTGGTTTCCTTGCAGGCACAGCCGGCCCCATTTGCACGGGTCCCTTTGATGTTGTGAAAACGAGGCTGATGGCTCAGAGCCGAGGTGTTGATGGCAAGATGAAATACAAGGGCATGATTCATGCTATCAGGACAATATACGCAGAGGAAGGGCTCCTGGCTTTGTGGAAAGGACTCCTACCTCGGCTCATGAGGATACCACCCGGGCAAGCCATTATGTGGACTGTGGCTGACCAAGTGATAGGATTGTATGAGAAACGATATCTTCGTAATGCACCCTTGTAG
- the LOC126593909 gene encoding em-like protein GEA1 yields MASEQERRDPQRRQELDQKARQGETVVPGGTGGKNLDAQEHLAEGHHRGGETRKEQLGHEGYQELGHRGGETRKEQLGHEGYQELGQRGGEARKEQLGHEGYQELGHRGGEARKEQIGHEGYQEMGKKGGLSTKDKSGGERAAEEGIEIDEFKYKTKSR; encoded by the exons ATGGCATCCGAACAGGAGAGGCGAGACCCACAGAGAAGGCAAGAACTGGACCAAAAGGCAAGGCAGGGAGAGACCGTCGTTCCAGGGGGAACGGGAGGCAAGAACCTTGATGCTCAGGAGCACCTTGCTGAAG GACACCACCGTGGAGGCGAAACAAGGAAGGAGCAGCTAGGTCATGAGGGGTACCAGGAACTGGGCCACCGCGGAGGTGAGACAAGGAAGGAGCAGCTAGGTCATGAGGGGTATCAGGAACTGGGGCAACGTGGAGGCGAGGCCAGGAAGGAGCAGCTTGGTCATGAAGGGTACCAGGAGCTGGGCCACCGCGGAGGCGAGGCCAGGAAGGAGCAGATTGGACATGAAGGGTACCAGGAGATGGGCAAAAAGGGCGGGCTTAGCACTAAGGACAAGTCCGGAGGAGAGCGTGCTGCCGAGGAAGGCATCGAGATTGACGAGTTCAAGTACAAGACGAAGAGCCGCTAA